A single region of the Oryzias latipes chromosome 21, ASM223467v1 genome encodes:
- the 3bhsd gene encoding 3beta-hydroxysteroid dehydrogenase (The RefSeq protein has 1 substitution compared to this genomic sequence), with product MSLRGDVCVVTGACGFLGKRLVRLLLEEEETAEIRLLDKHVPQQVLQSLEDCRGGTKLSAFEGDIRDSDFVRKACRGATNVFHTASMIDVLESVEYSEIYGVNVKGTQLLLEACLHENVMSFIYTSTIEVVGPNPRGDPMVNGTEDTVYDSRLTLSYSKTKKEAEDRTLQANGQLLQNGGRLATCSLRPAYIFGEGCRFLLGHMTDGIRKGNVLNRLSAREALVNPVYVGNVAFAHLQAARSLKEPQKRDTVGGKFYFITDDTPHLSYADFNYCMMSPLGFSVQDKLQMPLRIFYIVIFFLEALCMLLRPFIRIVPPMNRQLLTLLNTTFTFSYQKAKRDLGYFPKYSWEEARRRTFDWLASQLPQQRETLQSN from the exons ATGTCTCTGAGAGGTGATGTGTGCGTGGTGACGGGCGCCTGTGGATTCCTGGGAAAGAGGCTGGTGAGGCTgctgctggaggaagaggagacggCCGAGATCCGACTGCTGGACAAACACGTCCCACAGCAAGTTCTGCAGAGTCTGGAGG ACTGCAGGGGCGGGACGAAACTCAGCGCCTTTGAAGGAGACATCAGAGACTCGGACTTTGTGAGGAAAGCCTGTCGAGGTGCAACAAACGTCTTCCACACCGCCTCCATGATTGATGTGCTGGAGTCGGTGGAGTACAGCGAGATCTACGGAGTCAACGTGAAAG GAACGCAGCTGCTTCTGGAGGCGTGCCTCCACGAGAACGTCATGTCTTTCATTTACACCAGCACTATTGAGGTGGTGGGACCAAACCCCAGAGGAGACCCCATGGTCAACGGCACTGAGGACACAGTTTATGACAGCCGTCTCACGTTAAGCTACAGCAAGACCAAAAAGGAGGCCGAAGACAGAACCCTGCAGGCCAACGGTCAGCTGCTCCAAAACGGAGGCCGACTGGCCACATGCTCCCTGAGGCCCGCGTACATCTTCGGAGAAGGCTGTCGCTTCCTGCTTGGTCACATGACTGACGGGATTCGAAAGGGGAACGTCCTGAATCGTCTTTCTGCACGAGAGGCCCTGGTCAACCCCGTCTATGTGGGAAACGTGGCCTTTGCTCACCTGCAGGCAGCGCGAAGCTTAAAAGAACCCCAGAAAAGAGACACAGTTGGAGGAAAGTTTTACTTCATCACCGATGACACGCCCCATTTAAGCTATGCTGACTTTAACTATTGCATGATGTCTCCTTTGGGCTTCAGCGTCCAAGACAAGCTCCAGATGCCTCTGCGCATCTTCTACATAGTCATCTTCTTTCTGGAGGCGCTGTGCATGCTGCTGCGGCCGTTCATACGCATTGTTCCGCCGATGAATCGGCAGCTCCTCACGCTGCTGAACACGACGTTCACCTTTTCCTACCAGAAAGCCAAAAGGGATCTGGGTTATTTCCCCAAATACAGCTGGGAAGAGGCGCGCAGACGCACTCTCGACTGGCTTGCCTCACAGTTGCCCCAACAGAGAGAAACTCTCCAGTCCAATTAG